One Dioscorea cayenensis subsp. rotundata cultivar TDr96_F1 chromosome 19, TDr96_F1_v2_PseudoChromosome.rev07_lg8_w22 25.fasta, whole genome shotgun sequence genomic window, aaaatcatgagaaattaAGAACGTACCATCTCCATCCTTGTCAAAGAGGCAGAAGGCCTCTTGGAACTCAGAGATCTGTTCTTCAGACAAGAGATCCATCAGAGCTTCTTTaatttgatgaaatgaaaaataagagaaacaaaaataaaaagtaattataattaggAAAGCAGAAGGAaagagagatgaagaaacaaagaTGGCCCTTGGCCTCCTTTTTGTAGGCTTGAGAAAGGCAAGCTCTCTCTCTTTGAGGTATGTCTTTGACTTTTTAGGCTTGCCAGTCAACAAGGgtagttttgtaattttatagGGAAGTGGGTTTCATGTTCTTCTagatttttaagtaattttacCTATTAGTTAtacataatttttctttaaccATTTTCTTAGTAAGAGAAATTATGAGAAGAATACACAAGTGTTTCCTTTTGGACTAGTCTAAGCTCAACCAAGAAAGACCATGACTATACTTATGTGATAATTTCACCTTAATTCTTGTGTTATTTCcatgataaattaatattcataaattttttttaatggagtatcattgtttaattcttaatttataattaaagaaaGTAGTATTTTAATCCGAGTAtgagaaaaatacaattaaagCAATGTtggagaaaaataagaaaagtctTTTGTATTAATTATCAAAAGGAATGATATTGATTTGTTGGTCTTTCAAAGTTTTCAATTGACTAGctaactaatttaatattttaatgtagtaatttaatttattttaatttttttagagtaAATTCACGATAAGTTGGAGTATATactctaaataattttttgaaataattttgtttaattttattaaaatatgcatgaaaaagaaagtaaaagattttgatttggtccaaaatgaaatgaaagtgTTTACTCGGTGCAAAGACTAtgttttttaaagtatttgaaGACAATGACTAATAAATTATGTTCCTCAAAATTGAGATGCATTCTATAAACATGAACTTATGCATGGACCAAATCAATATATTGGAATTTATTCCTTTCCTAAGTTCATACTTCATACCTAATGTTTTCTATCTATCTATCAATCACTTGTTTTTATAATTCACTATTCCTTTTCACCAAATATTctcaatatatatctatatatatatatctgtgtgtgtgcaTGCAACATCCACAAAATGTTagacaattttttaattaaataaatgatttattgATTAAATCAAAGCATTgaaatgtaaaatttaaaactatgaTATATAATAGCATGCATCATTCTAATTGGAATATAGTTCAATGTTGTTTGGAATAGTAGGTTGTTGATGCAACTAATgccaatttaattaaataaaatataattatctttttatatcATTCCATGAATTATTTATCACGGATAGATGAACTTACACGAtcataaaagtatttaaaatttaatataaaaatatatatatataatattatcattaagTTATGCAAATGGTTTTGAACTTCAATTAATTACTTTCCGCCGAAATTATCACTACGGCTGAACAAATTCACacaatatcaaataaatagtttatttttttctttatttattcatttaagaTCATGTATGGTCAAAAGAAGTGCATTCATAATTCTTACTTTTTAAgcacatattttataaatatagttttataaaaaataatattatataatattattgagtacgattaacaaaaatttcaacaaatggaaagaaataaaagtTGTTTGGTATTATAGTTTCATAATACCCGGTCATGGTACTCTCAcactctctctctatatatatacattaattacaaatattacaataaaatgaaaataagcatTTCTTTACCTTATACgaatttttatgtaaaatgtGATTTAAAACTTTGCAGAGCATATatgtaatattaataatttgaaaaaaaaaaaacagaagatttttctttgaaaaatgaATAAGAATTTTGATCCATATGTACACATACAAATATGGCCTcttcataatattatatattaaaaaaaatcatcttatttgtgtgtgtatataaatataaagcaaattggctgaattttttttgtgtaattaattttatcattcgtatttttaaaatattttaaaatacgaGTTTTTTTGACAAACCGAAACAAATCACATGTGCATAGAAGTTAATCTCTTGATATGCTTGTatcttcatttttgtttaaattaaaatttaaatcagtCTCCACAGTAAGACATAAATACCTTTGGCAAAAATATTTAGAACTGATTGATTAAGAGTTGGTTGTCTATTTTAAAATGTGTCATCATCAGTAGGTCTacccaaaaattttaaaatttttattttttgaaaattattaaatatataactgTGTTTTTCTAACTtccaaaattattaaacaataatatgttattaaaattacagatattaacaaaaatttcacaaactctgtaaaccattttatttatttttgaataaattatttattttattatttattgaaacattcatccatatttttatatatactatataaataaagatcatTCATATGTGGACGTccatagattaaaaaaatctatagatACCCATTATAAGTTATTGGATCTTGATCCAATGGCCAATAGTATtgaacagtaattactacaaTAACAAATACAGTAATCATTGTTTGAAATAATACATCACACACTAATATTATTCATCAATATCCGTCAATTACAATCTAATAGTTGATAATTAGATGTCgatggattttttatttatggacGTCTACAGATGATgttttgtctatatatatatatttttacataaacGCACATACACATGAGAGAAATGTTGAGTAATGACCTTCGATGACCGGTTCAAAAGGCTGTCAGCCGGTCGCCGGTCAAAATAATTGGGATTCCATGATGATGACGTTGTCAAGGGACTGAGGACTATTTACCGGCACGTGGCGTTTACGGATTGATGGTGTAGTATTCTTTTCAAGCGTGTTGAAACGGCATCTCATCCTCCTCGCTGTCCTCACACGTGCCACGCGCTTTCTCAGTTTCTTATCCGCTTTTTACTACTACTACTTCCACAACTCTAGAGTCTAGTGCTTTCTTGACCAATCCTCGCACGTGCCACATCAATTGTTTTTCCTCAAGTCTATGGCTTCATTAAATTGTTTCCGCGTGGAaggatttttataataatatataataataaatttaaaataaataaataaatagtagtTTTTGGAAagcgattaaaaaaaaaaattgaaatcacAAGACTCAAGGTCTACTGCATGAGCTATTCATTGGAATGAAGGgatggaaaacaaaagaaacaactgttatttggtatttaataattttttggagttatgattataaattttaaataagttaaaaaaaatgaatgaactacaatatataagagaaaaaagaaacaaagattaCAAGACTCgaagatgataataataaataaataaaaaaaatccgtataacaaaaaatagattatgacttaaataaaatataaagtgagtactatgtttattaaaaatagataaagatTACAAATCTAAGTAAGAACAATAATAAGTTTTTGCTTATGATTATGATGTGgagaaatttttgaaataatttaatttatttatataacttgtATTAAAAAGGGTCGTTAGAGAATAGTAATGGATGGGCCAGAGGATGTGGTATTTGATTGGGTGCAATGAGCTGTTTTGGCCCGCGAGTCATAAGAAATTGGCCCAtagacataaaaaatatttcttggGGGGCTCAGTAGTTATCGAGCCCTAGGGCGATTTGACCCGGTCAGACTACGGGTCATGGGTCAATTGATTCAACCGTCGAGTCATTTGGGTCAATCTTTgagttgataaaaatatttttaaaatattatttttttaaaattataaattagtttttaattatataataatatatcataataatatccatgaattattagttatcaaataaataatttgatggaaaaaaatacaaaaataattgctaatcttttgatttggaagtagtagaaaaagaggaaaaagctcaaacttcacataatatcaatacataacaatactaattcacaataaaagttttaaatttatcatcaaactatcaaaccaaactcaatccaatatataaccaaagttcaaaattgaaattacaaatcaacTCGGGTCAATTGGTTCGACCACGGGTCAATCTGGTTCGATCACGGGTCAATCGATCCCGATCACTGGGTCAACCCGGGTCTAACCACCGGGCTCAAAGCGGGTCAATGTGGGTCGAACGGGTTGATTGCAGATAACCGGTCTAATTAAAAACCCGGACCGGTTGAGCAACGATCACCGGGTCATCCGGTCCCGACcaccgggccggtccgggtttgataacTATGGTTTTTCTTGCCACTTTTTATAtgtatctgtgtgtgtgtgtaatgtTGAAGctaatgaatttttatttatagaaaatatttttagttcaaatttaatgtttaaattgttGCATGGCCTAGTGCAACTACTGAGTCATTCGATCAATCAATGCACTTCAAGATCTAGACCGACAAGGTAATCATGAAGTTGATATGTTCACAATACAAACTCTTATATCGCTTATTTAATTTGCAAATAAGATTATAATACAGTACAAAAATTTGTTTAAGTACAAGACAAATTGCTGAAAATCTTATTCtaccaaaataattatataactttTTAACTGAGGGATAACAcaattgaaatataattttacattttattaaaataaaaaattacattgccTACTTAGTGATCAccactcaattaaaaaattttcaaaaaaattaaaaaaattatgtttggtaaaaaaatattaattaatatattttaaaatttttaaaaatatataattatgtccTAATAATTCTAcagattgttaaaaaaattaaacgatgcctattaaaaatgagaaaaaactttaaaatattttatattgagagtatttttttcaaaaaaacataagactatAAAAATGGTATTATAGTAATTTACCAGTACTTGTTTGAGTTAAAGAGAGAACAATACAAATATTTTCGTGCTGTCTACTTAATATCAACTAGAAAACATTACAAATATGTGTTGTACAACAAGCATTTGTACTCGTATTGTACTCATTGtgttatgatatatatatatatatgcaaatcaaacaaactcGAAAAAATGATTTAACatggttgttttttttcctcttttctctattttaaagataatagttaattttttttaaaaaaaaactatgttttttatatatacaatattgttGAAACATATtctacttatatatttttataaatgagtaaatatcaataaataaattactaaacCTTTTTACACCCAaacaattcataaaaaaaaattataaaataaaaataaaatacttaaaaaaaatcaaaacaaacagAAACATTCCTtaattctccattttttttaaaaaaagaaaaagaaaaagaactttttttttttggcagaaaagacaaaattttcaagaaaaagaaaaaatataaataaacaaaaagaatgaaacaaaaaatatcTTTGCCTTTTTTCTCTCTATTCTTCTTCGCCCTTTTTTCCCTCCCACCTTGAAACAAGcgcgagcgagagagagagagctcggTGCTACTCCGATGGTGGTGATCTGAGAACTGGATCTAGATCTCTTGCTTGTCTTCTATTTCAATGGAAGAGAGGCCGTCGACGGGGTGGAGCTGTATCCATGGCTGTTGGTTGTGACCTGTGAATCGGCTGCGAGCGATGCAAGCGGAAAGGAAGGCTGCTCCTGCTGCTGCTGCGACGGCGGCGGTGCCGAAACCGGCGGTGGACACTAGAGGGAAGCACCGGATCTCTGCGGAATTGAAAAGGCTGGAACAAGAGGCTAGGTTTCTTGAGGTGATACTTCTTTTTTTTGGTttccctttgttttctttgaatttttgggGTGTTTGATTTGTGTTGATTGTGAGAATGTTGGATTTTGGTGTTGGGATTGAGTTTATGATtgatatttgttgcttttattggaTGTATGAGTGGTTTATGATAGAGTGGAAGTGTTGTTGGAGCAAAGGTGAgatttttagggtttcaaagCTCATGAAGATAGAGATGATGGGATGAATAACATCCATTGATTTGTTGAGAAGAACTGTATGAAATGTGTGTTTCTGTAGCAACTGCTTGTTCATCTaaatttattacttgatgatgaGAAACTTCATGATGTTATAGAATTTGAAAGAAGATCATAGGTGAAGGAAtgaaagaggggaaaaaaagagagaaaggaaaCAAGAACAACTGAAATTTATTGTCATTAGTTTGTTAAAACTAGTTTAGGAAATTGTATTTTTGATAATTCTCTAGACTGAAAGTTGTTAATGCTAAATAGGATTAAATTTAGGATGCAATACTTTCGCATTTGGTTTCTAGTTCTGAAAAAGAAGCGGAGGTAGTTTATCACACAAGTGTGGGCATACAGCATACTAGGTTCTCTTTGCCAAGCTGTCAATAAGAAAGCAAGAGGTTGAAAGGAAAGTTAGCTGGCCATGGAGATTGAAGAGGCCTTAATCAAGGATTACTTTGggggaagaagagaagagaagatgaaATGGTGGAAGTGAATAGGATATTTAAGAATGtgtcttgtttcttttcttctaaaACTTACCAGTGCCCAAAACATAAACATCCTTCAGCCAGTCAAGTAGGGTCAGGAATTAGTAATGGGATATGAAGTTTTCTGCtgctatttttgtatattttagttGTTATGTTGTTAACATGCTAATGTTTAATTATGTTTCTGTAGTATGACAAGGTCATTAGGTATCATTGCATTGATGTATTATTGATCACGGATTTCGTCTTTATTCAAGAATGTTCCATTCAGCTTTTCTTATGTGGAATATCAGCTACTTAGCTGGCATAAAAGATGTTGTGTGAGGCCAACATTGCTTTTTAATGTTCCACTGCATTATTAAGTTCCTTCCATTGCAGAAAGATTCATATGAGTGGTGCCCTTTGTTTGTTCTATATCAATTATTCATGGTCTTAACTTTTGTGATCTACAAACTGACACATTGTAGATCTGCATTATTAAGTTCCATCCATTGCGGAAAGATTCATATAAGTGGTACCCTTCTTTTGTTCTATATTAACTATTAATGCCTTCATGGTCTTAACTTTTGTGGTCGACAAACTGACACATTGTAGATCTGCattattaagttaatttcaTTGCGGAAAGATTCATATAAGTGGTACCCTCCTTTTGTTTTATATGAATTATTCATGGTCCAAACTCTTGTGATGGACAGACCGACAAATTGAagatttttattagaattttagGAATTGTTGTTTTCCAACTTGACCCTGTTTGAAGGGAAGCTCAAAAGCAAAGTTTGGCTCGGGGAACAAATATGAACTTGAAATATCTAACAACTGTTCTTTGATGTCTAGACCTAAATATCTCTGTTACATATCTTgcagaaaacaattaaataagtatctcaaagtTAACTAGGACTTGGGCTATTTCACCGGCCCTCTAAATATTTATCTATTATCCAACACCTCTGGACAGTTTACTACTTAAACTTTTCATTTTGTTGGACAATGAGGTAGTTGAATGTAACTGTCTGATCTTGTCGAAATATAGCTAAATATAGCTAAAGTTATTTTAAGAACATCCTCTGGACTGTGGGTGATCAAGTATTTTTATGCCTGTTTAAATAGCCTTAGCAAAGAATACTTGAGACTGGTTCTTGTTGTATGACCTTCAGCTATGACaccaaaaatattttcatgtatttctaAAACTAAAAACTACTTCCCTTTCGTAGCTCGAGTATGGCAAATCACTTCTGTTACATCCAAATGTCTATCGGAGTTGTGCTCTTCTCAAGCTAAACATAGGGTTCCTAGCCCTAATCAAAATAGCAGCTTTATTGTTGAacttatttgttgtatttagcATCGAGCTTCAGTACAAGCTTCTTCCGTCAAGAAATGATTAACGAATGCAAGATGTTAACACCTCTAACAAGAATAGATGGAACATGTATGTGTTCACTCTGAACCACAATTAGAGTGGCATTTTCCATGCATTGGCATCAAATCACTTCAATGTTATTTGTGAAATCTGTCTTCATTTTTTCTAAGTAAGCCATTAGAAATTTGATAATGAACAGGAAGAGATGGAAGAGCTCGAGAAGACGGAGAAAGCATCAGCATCTTGCCAAGAGTATGTCATGAGAAACCAATGCATCATAATTAGAAATGCATGGAATGCTCTTGTATTATAAAGCTAAATTGTCATTCTAGGAAACTAAGTTTTGTTTTCATGTGATCAGGTTGCTGCACAAAGTAGAAAGCAAACCAGACCCACTACTGCCGGTGTAAGCTTCCCGGTTCTATAAACTCGAACAGCGATGATTAATTCTGAAATAAATAGTGTTCTGTCATCTAATACTGCTTTCCGATTTCGCAGAACAATCGGACCTGTAATCCCGACTTGGAATCGGTGGTTCGAGGGGCCTCAAGATTTGCAAGGTTGTAGATGCTGGATACTCTGATTTTAATCCCATTGTCCTGATTGTCAGCCAACCATTAAATGTCGAAATATTGCTCTCCCAATCTTTTGTTAGTCTTATTCAAAATGAAATTTGTTGTGCatttgctgattttttttttaaatccccaAACAGATGAGTGTACAAACATTGTGTAGCATTCTGATTTTAGGTGGTTATATGATCTTGATCAGGCATTGTTGAAGTCACCATAGTGTTTGGGTTGCCGttcatttttacaatttttttttacctagAGATTTAAGTCATATGTCATCTCCCTACTATACAACTCTGAAAAGGAAGAAACGACAATATTTTCTAACCGGAAGGATTCGTAAAAGTTAAATGAACAATAATGttacaatatttatatgatattttacaatatatgtataatattgtAACAATATTGtcaaattaaaaatctaattttggGTCTATTTATTCATTATCCTCGCAATATTTTACTATACCAAATAGTAGTTgtttattattactactattaAAAACtcatatttgtgtgtatatttcctttgaaaatatataattactcGTGCACAGTAGAAAAGCAAGGTAATTAGTTGACACGAGTTTGGCATTTATTCTCCCAAGTGGATCATGCTAAGAAAGTgagaacaaataataaaaagtgaaatttcaaaggaatcttctttctctttatttggAGAtgcaaatggaaaaaaaaaaaatccaaaatgaaGTAAAACAATAATATTGGTTCAACATTAACAAGGACTGTGAAACAATTAGGTTTAAAAACTTTATAGGGACCACTTGCATTGAATTATAAAGTTTTTAAGCAATTGCGGAAGAATAAggcttaaaataataatattgggTATAAACCTAGTTATAGGCCGGCctataaagtttttaaaactAGTTCTTCTAAACAATTGGGTTATAAACtatacacaaaataaataaataaataaataaatatatatatatatatatatagaactctCAAAGCCGCCATAAGGTCATGTTTATAATTGATCAAGTCTTGTTGTATTCATCCCTTGATTGTTCGCAAGATGCCATTTTTTGTTTGAAACGTTCTtggttttcacttttttttattattgtttttaaaattcacTCTTCCAAAATTCATTTAAAACCAATCTTATAcagaaaatctaaaaaataaaatgaaacaagtAAGATATcataatattaagaaaaacaaaacaatatgattagaaaaaaaaaaaaaaggaatgatAGCAAATAAACAACAATCGTTTATAACACTTtgaaaacatgtttttttcattttttatttctttgaaaaggataagaaaacagagaaacaaAGCACCAAGGAATCTTGGAATATTAATCTTGGTATAAACTTTGCCATGCATCCTTTGTCCTGTTGTATTCTGATATatctatgtttatatatatatatatatatatatacagacacAGATATTCCAGCAAACAGATATTCCAGACTCCAAAGGCTGGCCTTTGCCAAAACTCCTTCTCAACCTACTTTCTAAGTTATTAGTTACCCcttctttttctaatatatatattggcatatTGCTCTCTTTTCTCTGGTGTGTGTGTGAGAAGATATGTATCTAAATAGTATGGAAAGAAGCCATGTGTTGCAGCATGGAATGGTGATGGCTGTTCCAGTTCCAGTTCCAGTTCCAGGCAGAAGGAAAGCAGTATGTCATGGCAGTAATTTTGGGAAATGTAAAGtgatgaagaacaagaagagagTGGTAGTTTCTGCTTTGATGACACAGAATCAGAATAAGATTAGTGCTAGTGTCACTGGAGTTTCTGAAACACCTATTTGTGCTGCAAATATGGTTGAGTATGAAGATAACTGGTTCAACCGTATTGCCATACAACACCTTTCACAGAGTGTCCAAGATACTACTGGTTTATCTCatcactttcttctttgatttttctaCTGTTCTTTCCTTTCTTATTACTCAACtctcatacatatatatatatatatattaattgtttgAGAATTAGAAATACCAAGATTTAATTTGAGAACataaaatgatggatttgaagGTGAGAGAGTGTGTGTTAAATTGAGGTTGGTTGGTGACACTTGCAGGAATGAGAAGTGAAAAAGAAGGGTATGAAGGATTGATAGAAGCTTCAAGCATGGTTGCTAAGAACTTTGGATCTAAAGGCCAACAAGATTTAGTTATTCAAGCTCTTCACAAGGCCTTTCCTTCTCTGCTTCTCAACATGGCAagctctctctccctctctctttctttctagtTGAATATTTTTACATGTCAGAGGAGTTATGTTTAGTTTAGATGGAAATAatctatatatttaataatatcattttaaaaaattt contains:
- the LOC120249751 gene encoding guanine nucleotide-binding protein subunit gamma 1-like isoform X1, producing MQAERKAAPAAAATAAVPKPAVDTRGKHRISAELKRLEQEARFLEKFDNEQEEMEELEKTEKASASCQELLHKVESKPDPLLPVTIGPVIPTWNRWFEGPQDLQGCRCWIL
- the LOC120249751 gene encoding guanine nucleotide-binding protein subunit gamma 1-like isoform X2, which produces MQAERKAAPAAAATAAVPKPAVDTRGKHRISAELKRLEQEARFLEEEMEELEKTEKASASCQELLHKVESKPDPLLPVTIGPVIPTWNRWFEGPQDLQGCRCWIL
- the LOC120249749 gene encoding beta-carotene isomerase D27, chloroplastic translates to MYLNSMERSHVLQHGMVMAVPVPVPVPGRRKAVCHGSNFGKCKVMKNKKRVVVSALMTQNQNKISASVTGVSETPICAANMVEYEDNWFNRIAIQHLSQSVQDTTGMRSEKEGYEGLIEASSMVAKNFGSKGQQDLVIQALHKAFPSLLLNMIRGILPPSRFSREYYARFTTVFFSWLIGHCQVKESEFEGRKEHNVVHITKCRFLEGTKCVGMCTNLCKIPSQKFIYESLGMPVNMVPNFEDMSCEMIFGQHPPVDDPALKQICYKGICKAKQMHGVNCSS